A single Candidatus Poribacteria bacterium DNA region contains:
- a CDS encoding insulinase family protein, translated as MKQIRYLLILYLLAFQGIASAQDLSDRVVEHIFPNGLKLLMIKRDTSPTIAPYILFKAGSVDESDDTRGIAHMLEHMLFKGTKTIGTKDYEKEKVVLAEIDRIGDALDMERAKGNRADADKIAELEEALKTQQELAKEWIVTGEYSEIYTQHGSTGFNAGTSVDYTIYTVELPSNKLELWAMLESDRLKNAVLREFYVEREAVKEERRMRVDTQPGGKLYEQFMAAAFTAHPYSMPIIGWPSDIAMLNRRKAEEFFRVHYAPNNSVMAIIGNIDIDETIALIEKHFGDIPSQPLPPEVTTDELPQEGERRIEVEFDAEPQLMIGYHKPTLPHFDDYVLDFISAILSDGRTSRFYKNIVEEGIALSANSLNGYPGARYDNLFVIDSAPRSPHTTADLEEAIYAELERLKTEPVAEKEFKRILKQVDASFIRGLSSNAGMARQLTFYEGIAGDWRYILQWRENIYKVTPEDIMRVAKTYFTKSNRTVATLIKKEAVASVGEGTEDSE; from the coding sequence AACGCGATACCTCCCCGACGATCGCCCCTTACATCCTCTTTAAAGCCGGTTCCGTAGATGAATCGGATGATACACGCGGTATCGCTCACATGCTCGAACACATGCTATTTAAAGGCACGAAAACAATCGGCACAAAAGACTATGAAAAAGAGAAGGTTGTGCTCGCTGAAATCGATCGGATAGGTGATGCGCTCGACATGGAACGCGCAAAGGGAAATAGAGCGGATGCCGATAAAATCGCCGAATTAGAAGAAGCTCTGAAAACGCAACAAGAACTCGCCAAGGAATGGATTGTCACCGGTGAATATAGCGAAATCTATACGCAGCACGGGAGTACCGGATTCAACGCTGGTACGTCTGTTGACTATACCATTTATACGGTGGAGTTGCCGTCTAACAAGTTAGAATTGTGGGCGATGCTTGAGTCTGATCGACTGAAAAATGCCGTCCTGCGCGAATTTTATGTCGAACGCGAGGCTGTCAAAGAGGAACGGCGGATGCGTGTTGACACCCAACCGGGCGGTAAACTCTATGAGCAGTTTATGGCTGCTGCCTTCACTGCGCACCCTTACAGCATGCCGATTATCGGATGGCCCTCGGATATTGCGATGCTCAATCGGCGCAAGGCAGAAGAATTTTTCCGTGTCCATTATGCCCCGAATAACTCAGTCATGGCTATTATCGGGAATATAGACATAGATGAGACCATCGCGCTCATTGAAAAGCATTTCGGTGATATACCGTCCCAGCCGCTCCCGCCGGAAGTCACAACTGATGAACTTCCGCAGGAAGGTGAACGCCGCATTGAAGTCGAATTTGATGCCGAACCGCAACTCATGATTGGATACCATAAACCGACGCTCCCCCACTTTGACGATTATGTGCTGGATTTTATCAGTGCAATCCTTTCGGATGGACGCACCTCTCGGTTTTACAAAAACATTGTTGAGGAAGGGATCGCCCTCTCTGCCAATTCATTGAACGGATACCCGGGGGCGCGCTACGATAACCTTTTTGTTATAGATAGCGCACCGCGGTCCCCACACACAACCGCGGATCTTGAAGAAGCGATTTACGCCGAACTCGAAAGGCTGAAGACCGAACCTGTTGCAGAAAAAGAATTCAAACGGATCCTCAAACAGGTGGATGCCAGTTTCATCCGAGGTCTCAGCTCAAACGCTGGAATGGCACGACAACTCACCTTCTATGAAGGGATCGCTGGCGATTGGCGTTATATCCTACAATGGCGTGAAAACATCTATAAGGTTACGCCCGAGGACATCATGAGAGTCGCAAAAACCTATTTCACAAAAAGCAACCGCACCGTCGCTACACTCATTAAGAAAGAAGCAGTAGCATCCGTCGGTGAAGGGACGGAGGACAGTGAATAA
- a CDS encoding insulinase family protein, translated as MKKRTFTGLVFATLVACLTVWSIPSVFARPHEELTFEPIEFKPPVPEKRTLSNGMTLYLLEDHELPLFNINGLIKTGDIYDPADKVGLSSIFASVMRTGGTVSREPDALNEELESMAASVEVGMSREYGTINLSTLAEDIEIGLEIFADVLRNPAFREDKLELRKQQSVERIRRRNDNPIQLAWRNFSALLYGTDHPFGWYTEIEGIESITVDDLKAFHAKYYHPNNMMLAITGDFDTETLITQLETVFEGWESADIAFPDVPTVDSSLEASVNYIFKDLPQSVMLIGHFGIKRTPDFPDFFALRVMNDILGEGGFTSRLMKEVREKAGLAYMVGSIMQTTYYTNPGEWFAYSQTRTDKTAEAISLIIDVVKGLRDTPVPEAELQRTKDSLINSFVFGFESSSQIAFQQMMLAYRGYAPDFLETYTDNIAKVTAADVQAVAQKYLHPDALTIVTVGNKANFDRPLDEFGAVNEIEIDQPVPPPAEPMPEASEGDMAKAKEIIAMAVEAYGGLEKLQAVKNIVVEGRATANSPMGPMNLDVKEYKVYPDTIRQDIKMPQGEMSYAFDGTSGFALTPMGAQPLPPEMTAALKDDMFREPIWLLANLVQDNSIQYTGTKEVMGKPTAIVLAKQPSGKMLRIFISEEAHYIVKMSFRESEQGVVVNKETLLGDYRDVDGVKIPHHIQQNVEGELFTETRISSVTLNAELDDSLFQEPK; from the coding sequence ATGAAAAAACGAACCTTTACCGGACTTGTCTTTGCGACACTGGTCGCCTGTCTCACTGTGTGGAGTATCCCATCTGTATTTGCCAGACCGCACGAGGAACTTACTTTTGAACCGATCGAGTTTAAACCGCCCGTTCCAGAAAAGCGAACCCTCTCAAATGGAATGACGCTCTATCTCCTTGAGGATCATGAGTTACCCTTGTTTAACATCAACGGGTTGATTAAAACCGGTGACATTTACGATCCAGCAGATAAAGTAGGCTTGTCATCCATATTCGCAAGTGTTATGCGAACCGGGGGGACGGTGTCGCGCGAACCGGACGCGCTGAACGAGGAACTTGAGTCTATGGCGGCGTCGGTTGAAGTGGGCATGTCTCGTGAATACGGGACAATTAACCTCTCAACGCTCGCAGAAGACATCGAAATAGGATTAGAGATTTTTGCGGATGTTCTCAGGAATCCTGCGTTTCGCGAAGATAAATTGGAACTCCGTAAGCAGCAGTCGGTTGAGCGTATCCGTCGACGCAACGATAATCCTATCCAACTTGCGTGGCGTAACTTCTCGGCATTGCTCTATGGAACCGACCATCCGTTCGGGTGGTATACCGAAATTGAGGGCATAGAGAGTATCACTGTTGATGATCTCAAAGCGTTCCACGCGAAGTATTATCATCCGAACAACATGATGCTCGCGATTACTGGCGATTTTGATACGGAAACTTTGATCACACAACTGGAAACGGTGTTCGAAGGTTGGGAATCTGCAGATATTGCATTCCCTGATGTTCCAACCGTGGATTCCAGTCTGGAAGCGTCCGTCAATTATATCTTCAAGGACCTCCCACAGTCGGTGATGCTCATCGGGCATTTCGGCATCAAGCGCACCCCGGATTTTCCCGATTTCTTCGCGCTCCGGGTCATGAACGATATTCTGGGTGAAGGCGGTTTCACCTCTCGACTCATGAAGGAAGTGCGTGAGAAAGCCGGTCTCGCCTATATGGTCGGCAGCATCATGCAAACGACGTATTACACGAACCCTGGGGAATGGTTTGCGTATTCGCAGACCCGTACCGATAAGACGGCAGAGGCGATCTCGCTCATCATTGATGTCGTCAAAGGTCTCCGAGATACACCTGTCCCGGAAGCCGAGCTACAGCGCACCAAGGATTCGCTCATCAATTCGTTTGTTTTTGGGTTTGAGAGCAGTTCGCAGATCGCCTTCCAACAGATGATGTTGGCGTATCGCGGTTATGCACCTGACTTCCTTGAAACCTATACGGATAATATTGCGAAGGTCACGGCGGCAGATGTGCAGGCGGTCGCACAAAAGTATCTCCATCCCGACGCACTCACGATCGTCACTGTCGGCAATAAAGCCAATTTCGATCGACCGCTTGATGAATTCGGAGCGGTCAATGAAATCGAGATAGATCAACCGGTACCGCCTCCTGCGGAACCGATGCCTGAAGCGAGCGAAGGAGATATGGCGAAAGCCAAAGAGATTATCGCAATGGCAGTCGAGGCATACGGTGGTCTTGAGAAGTTGCAAGCCGTCAAAAACATTGTTGTGGAAGGACGTGCGACAGCCAATTCACCAATGGGACCGATGAATTTGGATGTAAAGGAATACAAGGTCTATCCTGACACAATACGACAAGATATCAAGATGCCCCAAGGCGAAATGAGTTACGCATTTGATGGCACCTCTGGATTTGCGTTGACCCCTATGGGTGCGCAACCGCTACCTCCTGAAATGACTGCTGCTTTGAAAGATGATATGTTCAGGGAACCGATTTGGCTGCTTGCAAATCTTGTGCAGGACAACTCCATCCAATACACCGGCACGAAAGAGGTCATGGGAAAACCGACCGCCATCGTCCTTGCCAAACAGCCTTCGGGTAAAATGCTCAGAATCTTCATCAGTGAAGAGGCACACTATATCGTGAAAATGAGCTTTCGTGAGTCGGAACAGGGTGTTGTCGTTAATAAAGAAACACTTTTGGGCGATTATCGCGATGTCGATGGTGTCAAAATCCCACATCATATTCAACAGAATGTAGAGGGTGAACTCTTCACCGAAACTCGGATAAGCAGCGTCACGTTGAACGCAGAACTTGACGACTCGCTGTTTCAGGAGCCAAAATGA
- a CDS encoding cysteine hydrolase: MKTLNLRVRYFQDSTPADVPCRETAFIRRELDMPLPVDETALVLVDLWNVHFIESWIERAAQVTKACVVPVIGAAREAGLTIVHAPSPSVAAQYPQLERHKPPEPSVPPAWPPSDFRGREGDYAVYRGPRSQPPSIDIHWNKLASQLSVSPAIDVRPEDFVIATGQQLHELMEERRILHLLFAGFATNWCVLGRDYGIRSMARYGYNIVLLRDATTGVEFPDTYDNLFTTEIAIREVEQQYGFSASNADFFAAIEKFPA, encoded by the coding sequence ATGAAGACCTTAAACCTACGCGTTCGCTACTTTCAAGATAGTACGCCAGCAGATGTGCCGTGCCGTGAAACGGCTTTCATCCGGCGTGAGCTTGATATGCCGCTGCCCGTCGATGAGACGGCTTTGGTCCTCGTCGATTTGTGGAACGTGCATTTCATCGAAAGTTGGATAGAACGCGCGGCACAGGTCACGAAGGCGTGTGTCGTGCCTGTGATAGGTGCTGCACGGGAAGCGGGTTTGACGATCGTTCATGCGCCGTCTCCGTCGGTAGCGGCACAATACCCGCAACTCGAACGGCACAAACCGCCTGAACCGTCCGTGCCTCCGGCATGGCCCCCCTCCGATTTCCGAGGTCGTGAGGGGGACTACGCCGTTTATCGCGGTCCTCGGAGTCAACCCCCCAGTATCGATATCCATTGGAACAAACTCGCATCACAACTCTCTGTTTCTCCCGCTATTGACGTGAGACCGGAAGATTTTGTTATCGCGACGGGACAGCAGTTGCATGAACTGATGGAAGAACGGCGGATTTTACATCTACTTTTTGCGGGTTTCGCAACGAATTGGTGTGTACTGGGTAGGGACTACGGTATCCGCTCTATGGCGCGGTATGGCTATAACATCGTGTTACTCCGCGATGCTACAACTGGTGTGGAGTTCCCTGATACATACGATAATCTGTTCACGACAGAAATCGCCATTCGGGAGGTGGAACAGCAGTACGGCTTCAGCGCATCGAACGCCGATTTCTTTGCGGCAATTGAGAAATTTCCAGCATAG